Proteins encoded by one window of Acidipropionibacterium virtanenii:
- a CDS encoding GNAT family N-acetyltransferase, with amino-acid sequence MPTSPVTDLEIHPADPGRIDDIAAVYGTRGGAAHCWCQYFTRPDWEFNQVETNRRGLVDHIRTDATPPGLIGYLDGEPVGWVALGPRSAYPRLWRSPADQTPEDPDLWAVTCFVIRVGFRRRGIATRLLDAAIEEAWTHGARRLFARPVDTSDGKRPGSDLYTGILSTFLAAGFAEIGRARRAVLVEKTLREPGTGSRAR; translated from the coding sequence ATGCCCACCTCACCCGTCACAGACCTTGAGATCCATCCGGCCGATCCGGGACGGATCGACGACATCGCCGCCGTCTACGGCACCCGGGGCGGCGCCGCGCACTGCTGGTGCCAGTACTTCACCAGACCCGACTGGGAATTCAACCAGGTCGAGACCAACCGTCGTGGGCTCGTCGACCACATCCGCACCGATGCGACGCCGCCCGGGCTCATCGGCTATCTGGACGGCGAACCGGTCGGCTGGGTGGCACTGGGCCCCCGTTCGGCCTATCCGCGGCTGTGGCGCTCCCCCGCCGACCAGACCCCCGAGGATCCGGACCTCTGGGCAGTGACCTGCTTCGTCATCCGGGTCGGATTCCGGCGCCGCGGGATCGCCACCCGCCTGCTCGACGCCGCGATCGAGGAGGCTTGGACGCACGGGGCTCGCCGCCTCTTCGCCCGGCCCGTCGACACCTCCGATGGGAAGCGGCCCGGCTCCGACCTGTACACCGGCATCCTCAGCACCTTCCTGGCGGCCGGCTTCGCCGAGATCGGGCGGGCCCGCCGCGCGGTCCTCGTCGAGAAGACGCTGCGGGAGCCCGGGACGGGATCGCGGGCTCGCTAG
- a CDS encoding amidohydrolase family protein encodes MRPTTGRPRDTDDVTVADLDGRTVIPGLWDEHVHAEQWALASRRFEVSQTASPAEVLQTVHDHLERLPGDGQDIIIQGFGLRASRWRADPSAADLDAVCGPWPVAIVSADLHSTWCSTAALRKLGMNGKAGFLTEADSFAAQTRLARVPRRILNGWLDQCCRRAAACGVVGIRDMEFSSSVDVWTARRSAGGCPMRVEVSVYPDRLDEAVDRGLRTGRPATPGSLVTMGPLKIIVDGSMSTRSAWCHRPYPGAVGPDRTGVDSVAPDELVELMRRARAAGLTPAAHAIGDLAVGVVLDAFERSGAHGFLEHAQLVADADLRRFAQLGVTASVQPAHLIDDRETTDAIWTDRAARSFRFRDLLEAGARLILGSDAPVSPVDPWLAIRVAVERTGDDRPAWHPEQAITMSQALRASTHGIDAVRVGGPADLVALDANPFELHGDELASPVSALTMAGGRISHTRL; translated from the coding sequence ATGCGGCCGACGACGGGCCGCCCCCGGGACACCGACGACGTCACGGTGGCCGACCTGGACGGGCGGACGGTGATTCCCGGGCTGTGGGACGAGCATGTCCACGCCGAGCAGTGGGCACTGGCCTCCCGGCGCTTCGAGGTCTCCCAGACGGCATCGCCGGCAGAGGTCCTCCAGACGGTGCACGACCATCTGGAACGACTTCCCGGCGACGGGCAGGACATCATCATCCAGGGGTTCGGGCTGCGCGCCTCCCGGTGGCGGGCCGATCCGAGCGCGGCCGACCTGGACGCGGTCTGCGGCCCCTGGCCGGTGGCGATCGTCTCGGCGGACCTGCACTCGACCTGGTGCAGCACCGCGGCGCTGAGAAAACTGGGGATGAACGGCAAGGCCGGCTTCCTCACCGAGGCCGACTCCTTCGCTGCCCAGACCCGGCTGGCCCGGGTGCCCCGCAGGATTCTCAACGGCTGGCTGGACCAGTGCTGCCGGCGGGCCGCCGCCTGCGGCGTGGTGGGCATCCGCGACATGGAATTCTCCAGCAGTGTCGACGTGTGGACGGCGCGCCGCAGTGCCGGCGGCTGCCCGATGCGCGTCGAGGTCTCCGTCTACCCCGACCGTCTCGACGAAGCCGTGGACCGGGGCCTGAGGACCGGACGGCCCGCCACGCCCGGCTCCTTGGTGACGATGGGGCCGCTCAAGATCATCGTCGACGGGTCGATGTCGACCCGGTCGGCCTGGTGCCACCGCCCCTATCCCGGTGCCGTCGGCCCCGATCGCACCGGAGTGGACTCGGTGGCCCCCGACGAACTGGTCGAGCTCATGCGGCGGGCGCGGGCCGCCGGGTTGACACCGGCCGCGCATGCCATCGGGGACCTCGCGGTCGGCGTCGTCCTGGACGCCTTCGAACGCTCCGGGGCCCACGGCTTCCTCGAGCACGCCCAACTGGTGGCCGACGCCGACCTGCGGCGTTTCGCCCAGCTCGGCGTGACCGCCAGCGTCCAGCCCGCCCATCTGATCGACGACCGCGAGACCACCGATGCGATCTGGACGGATCGGGCGGCGCGGAGCTTCCGGTTCCGGGATCTGCTGGAGGCCGGGGCCCGGCTCATCCTGGGATCCGACGCCCCCGTCTCACCGGTGGACCCCTGGCTGGCCATCAGGGTGGCGGTCGAGCGCACCGGCGACGACCGTCCGGCCTGGCACCCGGAGCAGGCGATCACGATGTCGCAGGCGCTGCGCGCCTCCACCCACGGGATCGACGCGGTGCGCGTCGGCGGGCCCGCCGATCTGGTGGCCCTGGACGCCAACCCCTTCGAACTCCACGGCGACGAACTGGCGTCCCCGGTCTCCGCACTCACCATGGCCGGCGGGCGGATCAGCCACACCAGGCTCTGA
- a CDS encoding amino acid ABC transporter permease, with product MSAPSDAALLFDAPGPRGRRRILVWSVISTLAILGVITAGLTVFAQHGQLAPDKWTPFTSAGYINFLWKGLEGTIAATAVAMVVAFPLALGLALARVSRNRAVSAIATGWIEFFRAIPMLLIVYAFLLFLPREPIGLDLPLFWKLVIPMIITSSATTAETFRSGILAVDGGQWEAGRSIGLTEGQSMRLVILPQAIRLVVPSLINALISLLKDSTLGYVVSYPELTQQGKVITTYTGLMIQTYIVVAVIYVVINMILSRVAGRLDRRMHRRAAAATGAEGAEVIDELEAGDVAGRLS from the coding sequence ATGAGCGCTCCCAGCGATGCCGCGCTGCTCTTCGACGCCCCGGGTCCCCGGGGCCGGCGACGCATCCTCGTGTGGTCGGTGATCAGCACCCTGGCGATCCTCGGCGTCATCACCGCAGGACTGACGGTCTTCGCCCAGCACGGCCAGCTCGCCCCCGACAAATGGACGCCGTTCACCAGCGCCGGATACATCAACTTCCTCTGGAAGGGTCTGGAGGGCACGATCGCGGCCACCGCGGTGGCCATGGTGGTGGCCTTCCCGCTGGCTCTCGGCCTGGCCCTGGCGAGGGTCTCGCGGAACCGGGCGGTGTCGGCGATCGCGACGGGCTGGATCGAGTTCTTCCGCGCCATCCCGATGCTTCTGATCGTCTACGCCTTCCTGCTGTTCCTGCCCCGCGAGCCCATCGGACTGGATCTCCCACTGTTCTGGAAGCTCGTCATCCCGATGATCATCACCTCCTCGGCCACCACCGCCGAGACTTTCCGCTCGGGCATCCTGGCCGTCGACGGCGGCCAGTGGGAGGCCGGCCGGTCGATCGGGCTCACCGAGGGCCAGTCGATGCGGCTGGTGATCCTGCCCCAGGCGATCCGCCTGGTGGTGCCGTCGCTCATCAACGCGCTCATCAGCCTGCTGAAGGACTCGACCCTGGGCTATGTGGTGTCCTATCCGGAGCTCACCCAGCAGGGCAAGGTCATCACCACCTACACCGGGCTGATGATCCAGACCTATATCGTGGTCGCGGTGATCTACGTCGTCATCAACATGATTCTGTCGCGGGTCGCGGGCCGCCTGGACCGGCGCATGCACCGGCGGGCCGCAGCTGCGACCGGTGCCGAAGGGGCCGAGGTCATTGACGAGTTGGAGGCCGGGGACGTGGCGGGAAGGCTGTCCTGA
- a CDS encoding amino acid ABC transporter permease, with protein sequence MNFAVVGQYWGLIAQGIGITVGLGVLGFLGAMVLGTVMAVFRISPIPPLRIFGAIYVEVFRNIPLLSLLILIVFGLPDAGLRLSLFWSAVAAIVLASGAFVCETVRSGINAVGLGQIEASRAIGMSFGQVLRHVVLPQALATMVQPLTNVFIGTVLGSSLAAAVGVAELTNVTQQINLLTAEAVVTFLLTGLVYLAICLLIGAGGGWLDRRLRRVTGVMA encoded by the coding sequence ATGAATTTCGCAGTCGTCGGCCAGTACTGGGGACTCATCGCGCAGGGCATCGGCATCACCGTCGGGCTCGGTGTGCTGGGCTTCCTGGGCGCCATGGTGCTGGGCACTGTGATGGCGGTGTTCCGGATCTCCCCGATACCACCGTTGAGGATCTTCGGTGCGATCTACGTCGAGGTGTTCCGCAACATCCCGCTGCTGAGCCTGCTCATCCTCATCGTCTTCGGGCTTCCGGACGCCGGGCTGCGGCTCTCCCTGTTCTGGAGCGCGGTCGCGGCGATCGTGCTGGCCAGCGGCGCCTTCGTCTGCGAGACGGTGCGCTCCGGGATCAACGCGGTGGGGCTCGGCCAGATCGAGGCGAGCCGGGCCATCGGGATGTCCTTCGGCCAGGTGCTGCGCCATGTCGTCCTGCCCCAGGCCCTGGCGACCATGGTGCAGCCGCTGACCAATGTCTTCATCGGCACGGTGCTGGGCTCCTCCCTGGCCGCGGCGGTGGGGGTGGCCGAACTCACCAACGTGACCCAGCAGATCAACCTGCTGACTGCAGAGGCCGTGGTGACCTTCCTCCTCACGGGGCTGGTGTACCTGGCGATCTGCCTGCTCATCGGGGCGGGCGGGGGCTGGCTCGACCGACGGCTGAGACGAGTGACGGGAGTCATGGCATGA
- a CDS encoding hemolysin family protein, with product MTHHQWIELAVAAALALAAAVVAAAETSLQHLSRSRAEDLAADGRAGTARVLRMVEEPARYINTAMLVRIGCETSVIVLACQALFPHLGGPWQRVLVVVAAMVLVSFLLWGVAPRTLGKQHDAAVCRVLSRPWSAVTRVLGPITRGLIMIGNALTPGKGFIDGPFTTEAELRDMVDYAEASDLIEAGEREMIHSVFELGDTYLKEVMVPRTDVVYIEAGKTLRQAMSLALRSGFSRLPVVGRSLDDIQGVVYLKDLARRVQDNPGGQRHEMVSSVMREAVFYPDSKPVDDVLRDMQRDRNHIVIVIDEFGGTAGLATIEDIVEEIVGEIVDEYDAEPTSTEEIEPGVFRVSSRMPVDDLGELFDRKVDDEDVETVGGLLAKELSVVPLPGSRIVWEGIEITAEKAGGRRHQVDTCLVRLAPEEPSEDEEDDD from the coding sequence ATGACCCATCACCAATGGATCGAGCTGGCCGTCGCAGCCGCGCTGGCCCTGGCCGCGGCCGTCGTCGCGGCCGCCGAGACGTCGCTGCAGCACCTCTCACGCAGCCGGGCCGAGGATCTGGCGGCCGACGGGAGGGCCGGCACCGCGCGGGTGCTGCGGATGGTCGAGGAGCCCGCCCGCTACATCAACACCGCGATGCTGGTGCGGATCGGCTGCGAGACCTCGGTCATCGTGCTCGCCTGCCAGGCCCTCTTCCCCCACCTGGGCGGTCCCTGGCAGCGGGTGCTCGTGGTGGTCGCCGCCATGGTGCTGGTGAGCTTCCTGCTGTGGGGCGTCGCCCCGCGCACCCTCGGCAAGCAGCACGACGCCGCCGTGTGCCGGGTCCTGTCGCGGCCCTGGTCGGCGGTCACCCGGGTGCTCGGGCCGATCACACGGGGGCTCATCATGATCGGCAACGCGCTGACCCCGGGGAAGGGATTCATCGACGGCCCCTTCACCACCGAGGCCGAGCTCCGCGACATGGTGGACTACGCCGAGGCATCCGACCTCATCGAGGCCGGCGAGCGGGAGATGATCCATTCGGTCTTCGAGCTGGGCGACACCTACCTCAAGGAGGTGATGGTGCCGCGCACCGACGTGGTCTACATCGAGGCGGGCAAGACCCTGAGACAGGCCATGTCGCTGGCACTGCGCTCCGGATTCTCCCGGCTGCCGGTGGTCGGGCGCAGCCTCGACGACATCCAGGGAGTGGTCTACCTCAAGGATCTGGCCCGCAGGGTCCAGGACAACCCCGGCGGCCAGCGCCACGAGATGGTGTCCTCGGTGATGCGCGAGGCGGTGTTCTACCCCGACTCCAAACCGGTCGACGACGTGCTGCGCGACATGCAGCGCGACCGCAATCACATCGTCATCGTCATCGACGAGTTCGGCGGCACCGCCGGGCTGGCGACCATCGAGGACATCGTCGAGGAGATCGTCGGCGAGATCGTCGACGAGTACGATGCAGAGCCGACGTCGACCGAGGAGATCGAGCCCGGCGTCTTCCGGGTCTCATCCCGGATGCCCGTCGACGATCTCGGGGAGCTGTTCGACCGCAAGGTCGACGACGAGGACGTCGAGACCGTCGGGGGGCTGCTCGCCAAGGAGCTGTCGGTGGTGCCGCTCCCGGGCTCTCGGATCGTCTGGGAGGGCATCGAGATCACCGCGGAGAAGGCCGGTGGCAGGCGCCACCAGGTCGACACATGCCTGGTGCGGCTGGCACCCGAGGAACCCAGTGAGGACGAGGAAGACGATGACTGA
- the ybeY gene encoding rRNA maturation RNase YbeY: MIDINNESGVEADEQGLVGLARFAMDRLRIHTEAELSILLVDETTMASYHEKFMGLPGPTDVLSFPMDELRAPDDGEEPPNGVLGDIVLCPTVTARQAAENGRTPDGEAEYLLIHGMLHLLGHDHAEPEEKRVMFGLNDEIISAWDLARGQAAAR, from the coding sequence ATGATCGACATCAACAACGAGTCCGGCGTCGAGGCCGACGAGCAGGGCCTGGTGGGGCTCGCCCGCTTCGCGATGGACCGGCTGCGGATCCACACCGAGGCCGAGCTGTCGATCCTGCTGGTCGACGAGACGACCATGGCGTCCTACCACGAGAAGTTCATGGGTCTGCCCGGCCCCACCGACGTGCTCAGCTTCCCGATGGACGAGCTGCGCGCCCCCGACGACGGCGAGGAGCCGCCCAACGGCGTCCTCGGCGACATCGTGCTGTGCCCCACCGTCACCGCCCGCCAGGCCGCCGAGAACGGCCGGACCCCCGACGGCGAGGCCGAGTACCTGCTGATCCACGGCATGCTCCACCTGCTCGGTCACGACCACGCCGAGCCCGAGGAGAAGCGCGTCATGTTCGGCCTCAACGACGAGATCATCAGCGCCTGGGATCTGGCGCGGGGGCAGGCCGCCGCCCGATGA
- a CDS encoding glutamate ABC transporter substrate-binding protein gives MTSIQFNRRRLLSLGLAAGATAALAACSSGSDAPALPGEGSSSASGPSFDSIVKAGPKASDSEISGNAWAKKIKDSGALRWGGTLTSSLFSLKDPSTGKVTGFDAGIVQLLSRYIFGSDDPMSTVKNTEVSVDTRETLLINKSVDVVVATYSITDERKKKISFAGPYYTSGVGIAVKKGDTSIKTVADLTGKVLVTQSNSTGLAAIKDKVTKPKQVLTFSGNAECQAAVVQGRAAAYVNDQSLLLAAAAQKKQIQVVGEPFTSEPYGIGIVKGDADALTFVNGFLKKIEGDGTWKKLWTYSFGSLISGGAPTPPAIAA, from the coding sequence ATGACATCGATCCAGTTCAACCGGCGACGCCTTCTGAGTCTCGGCCTCGCAGCCGGGGCGACGGCGGCCCTGGCCGCGTGCTCGAGCGGGAGCGACGCCCCGGCGTTGCCGGGGGAGGGTTCCTCGTCAGCCTCGGGCCCCAGCTTCGACTCCATCGTCAAGGCCGGACCGAAGGCCTCCGACTCCGAGATCTCCGGCAATGCCTGGGCCAAGAAGATCAAGGATTCCGGTGCGCTGCGCTGGGGTGGCACCCTGACCTCCTCGCTGTTCAGCCTCAAGGACCCGTCCACCGGGAAGGTCACCGGATTCGACGCAGGCATCGTGCAGCTGCTGTCGCGCTACATCTTCGGCTCCGACGACCCGATGTCCACGGTCAAGAACACCGAGGTGAGCGTCGACACCCGTGAGACCCTGCTCATCAACAAGAGCGTCGACGTCGTCGTGGCCACCTACTCGATCACCGATGAGCGCAAGAAGAAGATCTCCTTCGCCGGCCCCTACTACACCTCGGGCGTGGGGATCGCGGTCAAGAAGGGCGACACCTCGATCAAGACTGTCGCCGACCTCACCGGCAAGGTGCTGGTGACCCAGTCGAACTCGACCGGTCTGGCGGCCATCAAGGACAAGGTGACCAAGCCCAAGCAGGTGCTCACCTTCTCCGGCAACGCCGAGTGCCAGGCCGCCGTGGTCCAGGGACGTGCGGCCGCCTACGTCAACGACCAGTCCCTGCTGCTGGCCGCCGCGGCGCAGAAGAAGCAGATCCAGGTGGTGGGCGAGCCCTTCACCAGCGAGCCCTACGGCATCGGGATCGTCAAGGGTGACGCCGACGCCCTGACCTTCGTCAACGGCTTCCTCAAGAAGATCGAGGGGGACGGCACCTGGAAGAAGCTGTGGACCTACAGCTTCGGCTCGCTGATCTCCGGTGGGGCCCCGACCCCGCCGGCCATCGCGGCCTGA
- a CDS encoding isoprenyl transferase, producing MDGNGRWAKQRGMRRTEGHARGEDALFDVIEGAIELGIPYLSAYAFSTENWKRSPDEVRWLMGFNRDVIHRRRDQLDAMGVRIRWAGRRPRLWRSVIRELEEAEDQSADNTVLTLQFCVNYGGRAEIVDAVREIARQAADGRLDPEHISEKTFRTHLDEPEIPDVDLFWRSSGEQRTSNFLLWQSAYAEMVFSDVLWPDVDRRDLWAAVLEYAARDRRFGGAVPDIVPDSVSDEVPEDDASGS from the coding sequence ATGGACGGCAACGGGCGCTGGGCCAAGCAGCGCGGTATGCGGCGCACCGAGGGTCATGCTCGCGGCGAGGACGCCCTCTTCGACGTCATCGAGGGAGCCATCGAGCTGGGAATCCCGTACCTGTCGGCCTACGCCTTCTCCACCGAGAACTGGAAGCGCTCCCCCGACGAGGTGCGATGGCTGATGGGATTCAATCGCGACGTCATCCACCGGCGCCGCGACCAGCTCGACGCCATGGGGGTGCGGATCCGTTGGGCGGGCCGGCGCCCCAGACTGTGGCGTTCGGTGATCAGGGAGCTGGAGGAGGCCGAGGACCAGAGCGCCGACAACACCGTCCTGACCCTGCAGTTCTGCGTCAACTACGGCGGGCGCGCCGAGATCGTCGACGCCGTGCGCGAGATCGCCCGCCAGGCCGCCGACGGCAGGCTCGACCCGGAGCACATCAGTGAGAAGACCTTCCGCACCCACCTCGACGAGCCCGAGATCCCCGACGTCGACCTGTTCTGGCGCTCCTCGGGGGAACAGCGCACCTCGAACTTCCTGCTGTGGCAGTCGGCCTACGCCGAGATGGTGTTCTCCGACGTGCTGTGGCCCGACGTCGATCGCCGTGACCTGTGGGCGGCGGTCCTCGAGTACGCCGCGCGGGACCGCCGCTTCGGCGGCGCGGTACCCGACATCGTGCCCGACAGCGTGTCCGACGAGGTGCCCGAGGACGACGCGTCCGGCAGCTGA
- the era gene encoding GTPase Era, with the protein MTDPTTPQHAEPGEEAETTPSLADLMDGEDEDISDVDYVAGRVAQATRPGFRSGFACFVGRPNAGKSTLTNALVGSKIAIASDKPQTTRHAVRGVVATEDAQLVLIDTPGLHRPRTLLGERLNDLVRETWSQVDVIGVCLPCNQRIGPGDTYLVGEIAKLGSRVKIVALATKADLVSHSRLAQHLTAIAALEDDLGVHFEEIVPCSAVSGEQVAEARDAIIGLLPEGPAYYPDGEITDEPTETLVAELIREAALEGVREELPHSIAVEIEEMGQREGRSADKPLLDVVASLIVERDSQKGIMIGRGGTHIKEVGTRARAQISALLGTPVHLNLQVKVFKDWQSDPKYLNRLGF; encoded by the coding sequence ATGACTGACCCCACCACCCCCCAGCACGCCGAGCCCGGCGAGGAGGCGGAGACCACGCCCAGCCTGGCCGATCTGATGGACGGCGAGGACGAGGACATCTCCGACGTCGATTACGTGGCCGGGCGGGTCGCCCAGGCCACGAGGCCTGGATTCCGCTCCGGCTTCGCCTGCTTCGTCGGCCGACCCAACGCCGGCAAGTCCACCCTCACCAACGCCCTGGTCGGTTCGAAGATCGCGATCGCCTCCGACAAGCCCCAGACCACCCGGCACGCGGTCCGCGGCGTGGTGGCCACCGAGGACGCCCAGCTCGTCCTCATCGACACCCCCGGGCTCCACAGGCCCCGCACCCTGCTGGGGGAGAGGCTCAACGACCTGGTCCGCGAGACCTGGTCCCAGGTCGACGTCATCGGGGTCTGTCTGCCCTGCAACCAGCGGATCGGGCCGGGCGACACCTATCTTGTGGGCGAGATCGCCAAGCTCGGCTCCAGGGTGAAGATCGTCGCCCTGGCCACCAAGGCCGACCTCGTCTCGCACTCGCGACTGGCTCAGCACCTGACCGCGATCGCTGCTCTGGAGGACGACCTCGGGGTGCACTTCGAAGAGATCGTGCCCTGCTCGGCGGTCTCCGGGGAGCAGGTCGCCGAGGCCCGGGACGCCATCATCGGACTGCTGCCCGAAGGCCCGGCCTACTATCCCGACGGCGAGATCACCGACGAGCCGACCGAGACGCTGGTCGCCGAGCTGATCCGCGAGGCGGCCCTGGAGGGGGTCCGCGAGGAGCTGCCGCACTCGATCGCCGTGGAGATCGAGGAGATGGGACAGCGCGAGGGCCGGTCCGCCGACAAGCCGCTGCTCGACGTGGTCGCCTCCCTCATCGTGGAGCGCGACTCCCAGAAGGGCATCATGATCGGACGCGGCGGCACCCACATCAAGGAGGTCGGCACCCGGGCCCGTGCCCAGATCTCCGCGCTGCTCGGCACCCCGGTGCACCTGAACCTCCAGGTGAAGGTCTTCAAGGACTGGCAGTCCGACCCGAAATACCTCAACCGGCTCGGTTTCTGA
- a CDS encoding class II glutamine amidotransferase — MTDRPRAVAAAAGEDLRTFHDLGRIHRDGWGIAAWQGDEPTVVRDPGPVMQSTRFWPMVDALVTDQAMFHLRLASEGLAVTTENCHPFRAGNVCFAHNGQFDKSPAIVAEASATSSYRPRGTTDSELYFALILGHHERGADWPEAIMAAARTIIDLVPQGRVWALDCLLGTPEALYAFSLAFPEQVPDKPEGYFDLHFLSTEDEGGRSLRISSQGPESPEWTLLTQRTVLRIERSTLTLSTTPWQRPRRARSRLEFASQRSYP; from the coding sequence ATGACGGATCGGCCCAGGGCGGTGGCCGCGGCCGCGGGTGAGGATCTGCGGACCTTCCACGACCTGGGCCGCATCCACCGCGACGGCTGGGGGATCGCCGCCTGGCAGGGCGATGAGCCGACGGTCGTGCGCGATCCCGGACCGGTGATGCAGTCGACGAGATTCTGGCCGATGGTCGACGCCCTGGTCACCGACCAGGCGATGTTCCATCTGCGACTGGCCTCCGAGGGCCTGGCCGTCACCACCGAGAACTGCCATCCCTTCCGCGCCGGGAATGTCTGCTTCGCCCACAACGGGCAGTTCGACAAGAGCCCGGCGATCGTGGCGGAGGCCTCGGCCACCTCCAGCTACCGGCCCCGGGGCACCACCGATTCGGAGCTGTACTTCGCCCTGATCCTGGGCCACCATGAGCGCGGCGCCGACTGGCCCGAGGCCATCATGGCCGCGGCGCGCACCATCATCGATCTCGTCCCTCAGGGCCGGGTGTGGGCGCTGGACTGCCTGCTGGGCACCCCCGAGGCGCTCTACGCGTTCAGCCTGGCCTTCCCCGAGCAGGTGCCGGACAAGCCGGAGGGGTACTTCGACCTCCACTTCCTCAGCACCGAGGACGAGGGCGGCCGCTCGCTACGGATCTCCTCCCAGGGACCCGAGTCCCCCGAATGGACGCTGCTCACCCAGCGCACGGTGCTGAGGATCGAGCGGAGCACCCTCACCCTGTCGACGACGCCGTGGCAGCGACCCCGCCGGGCCCGCAGCCGCCTCGAGTTCGCCTCGCAGCGCTCCTACCCGTGA
- the leuA gene encoding 2-isopropylmalate synthase: protein MTRYQPSPCQLTSPMPIGRYKPFVPQSLPDRTWPDKKLDKAPRWLSTDLRDGNQALIDPMTTSRKLRMFKLLVEMGYKEIEVGFPSASQTDFDFVRQLIEEDLVPDDVTISVLTQAREDLIDRTAQSLIGAHRGTIHMYNAVAELFRRVVFHVDEKQCIDLAHQGTEWVVKYADKYLSDVQFGYEYSPEIFTQTPTDFAIEVCHSVMDVWQPEAGREIILNLPATVEMSTPNTYADQIEYFSRTIRDRQNVCVSLHPHNDRGTAVAAAELAQMAGADRVEGCLFGHGERTGNVDLVTLGMNLFSQGVDPKIDFSDMPKIRRTVEYCTGLPVPARQPYAGDLVFTAFSGSHQDAIKKGLEDLEHRAQDQGVGLHEVDWEAPYLPVDPHDVGRTYEAVIRVNSQSGKGGMAYLMKTEHQVDLPRRLQIEFAKTVQRFTDEESREVAHDEIWDLFSKEYLHTTGLELVSRTTTSGEAGHQVSAVVRIDGQEASISGEGNGAVSAFVDALDSLGVVVHVLDYSEHAMTSGGTAKAAAYVECEIGDGDSTQILWGVGIDPDITQASLKAVTSAVNRSQVTVRPAEVAAAR, encoded by the coding sequence ATGACCCGCTACCAGCCCAGCCCCTGCCAGCTGACCTCCCCGATGCCGATCGGGCGGTACAAGCCCTTCGTCCCCCAGTCGCTGCCCGACCGCACGTGGCCCGACAAGAAACTGGACAAGGCCCCGCGCTGGCTGTCCACCGATCTGCGCGACGGCAACCAGGCGCTCATCGACCCGATGACCACCTCCCGCAAGCTGAGGATGTTCAAGCTGCTGGTCGAGATGGGCTACAAGGAGATCGAGGTCGGCTTCCCCTCGGCCTCTCAGACGGATTTCGACTTCGTCCGGCAGCTGATCGAGGAGGATCTGGTACCCGACGACGTCACCATCTCGGTGCTGACCCAGGCCCGCGAGGACCTCATCGACCGCACGGCCCAGAGCCTGATCGGCGCCCACCGCGGCACCATCCACATGTACAACGCGGTCGCCGAACTGTTCCGCCGGGTGGTCTTCCACGTCGATGAGAAGCAGTGCATCGACCTGGCCCATCAGGGCACCGAGTGGGTCGTCAAGTACGCCGACAAGTACCTGAGCGACGTCCAGTTCGGCTACGAGTACTCCCCGGAGATCTTCACCCAGACCCCGACCGATTTCGCCATCGAGGTGTGTCACTCGGTGATGGACGTCTGGCAGCCCGAGGCCGGTCGCGAGATCATCCTCAACCTGCCGGCGACCGTGGAGATGAGCACCCCCAACACCTACGCCGACCAGATCGAGTACTTCAGCCGCACCATCCGCGACCGGCAGAACGTCTGCGTCTCGCTGCACCCGCACAACGACCGCGGCACCGCGGTGGCCGCGGCGGAACTGGCCCAGATGGCTGGCGCCGACCGCGTCGAGGGCTGCCTGTTCGGCCACGGCGAGCGCACCGGCAATGTCGATCTCGTCACCCTGGGCATGAACCTGTTCAGCCAGGGAGTCGACCCGAAGATCGACTTCTCCGACATGCCGAAGATCCGGCGCACCGTCGAGTACTGCACCGGCCTGCCGGTCCCGGCCCGCCAGCCCTACGCCGGCGATCTGGTCTTCACCGCCTTCTCCGGCTCCCACCAGGACGCCATCAAGAAGGGCCTGGAAGATCTGGAGCACCGGGCGCAGGACCAGGGCGTCGGCCTGCACGAGGTGGACTGGGAGGCTCCCTACCTGCCGGTCGACCCGCACGACGTGGGCCGCACCTATGAGGCCGTCATCCGCGTCAACAGCCAGTCCGGCAAGGGCGGCATGGCCTACCTGATGAAGACCGAGCACCAGGTCGACCTGCCCCGGCGCCTGCAGATCGAGTTCGCGAAGACGGTGCAGAGGTTCACCGATGAGGAGTCCCGCGAGGTCGCCCACGATGAGATCTGGGACCTGTTCAGCAAGGAGTACCTGCACACCACCGGCCTGGAACTGGTCTCGCGCACGACGACATCGGGGGAAGCCGGTCATCAAGTCTCCGCGGTGGTCCGGATCGACGGCCAGGAGGCCTCGATCAGCGGCGAGGGGAACGGCGCGGTCTCGGCCTTCGTCGACGCGCTGGACTCCCTGGGCGTGGTCGTCCACGTGCTGGACTACTCCGAGCACGCGATGACCTCGGGCGGGACGGCGAAGGCCGCCGCCTACGTCGAGTGCGAGATCGGCGACGGGGACTCCACCCAGATCCTGTGGGGGGTCGGCATCGATCCCGACATTACCCAGGCCTCGCTGAAGGCGGTCACCAGTGCGGTGAACCGCTCCCAGGTGACGGTGCGTCCCGCGGAGGTCGCCGCTGCCCGCTGA